From the genome of Bacteroidota bacterium:
TTGGAGTGATGGAGCAAAATGTTCCTTCGCTCAAGTGGTATAAAAAATTAGGCTTCAATTTTATTGAACAGTCCCCCTTTCAAATGGGCAAATCATCCGTAAACCACTTTGTAGGATATAGAGACATCAAATAGTATTGCTCATGCTCTCACAGAAGACCTTTTCACGATTTCCGACGGCACAACATCAATCACTTTCCGAACAGATACTTCATCTCTATCATGAACAACAGCATCAATGGCCGATGCTTGCCGAAGGAGTTTCGGCTTTACAGAGTGTCCAAACAAAAGTTATTGACTGCGGTTCATTTTCCGCACGCCTGCAATATAATCCAAAGCGCATTGTCAGCACCGGTGCAAAGGTGGATGCGGTATCGATCAAAGAACGAAAATGTTTTCTTTGTCTAGAAAATCTTCCGCCGGAACAACAAGGTGTTCTCTATAAAGAAAAATTTCTCGTGCTGTGCAATCCCATGCCAATCTTTCGGGAACATTTCACAATTTCTCATATTGAGCATATTCCCCAATCGATTGAAGAGCAGATCCTTTCGTTTCTTTCCTTGGCAAAAGATCTGTCACCCGGATATACCGTATTTTATAACGGGCCTAAATGCGGTGCTTCCGCCCCCGATCATATGCATTTTCAAGCTTCTCCAGCAGGATTGATTCCTGTCGAACGGGAAATGGTAGAACACAAAAAAATTAAAAAAAATATTAACGGAATAACAGTCTCAACACTTGAACGGTACGGACGAAGCGTCATTACATTGGAGGGGAAAAGTGAACAGGAAATGGAGTTGTCGTTCCTTCGGTTGACCTCATCGTTAAGAAAAGTGATGAACACGAACGAAGAACCGATGATGAATGTTATTGGTTCCTATGACGATGGAGTGTGGCGTTTGATCATTTTCGTTCGGAGTAAACATCGTCCGGCTTCCTTTTTTTTTGAACGTGAAGCAAAAGTATTGATTAGTCCCGCAGCTGTGGATATCGGCGGATTAGTTGTAACGCCGATGGAAAAAGATTTTCTTACGGTAGATGCTCCTCATCTCAGCGGGATCTATCACGAAGTTTCCATTCCGGAAGAAACACTGAATATTATTCTTGAAAAAATATGATCTCATCTGAACCGATCATTAAAATTGGAGTAGTAGAAAATTATGTGGAAGTTTCCGGTGAATTACTGGAAAAGTTTAAAATTACGAATGATGTCATTGTGACCGGTAAGTTCAAGGCTATCCTAAAGAATGGGGAAATTATACTCTATGGAGGGAAGGAGATAGAACTGATTCGCGGGAAAGAGATCACCTTTGCACCGGTCAATGGCGGAGCATTTACGATCCATGATGTTGTTTTCGGAATCAATTTTCATTGGGAACGAAAAGAGCATCAAACATTTCAGGGTTCGTTACGCTTGGTAGCCCGCAACAAAGGAATCACCGCGATCAATGAAGTATCAGTAGAAAAATATCTTGCCAGCGTTATTTCCTCGGAGATGAGCGCCAGCGCTCCGATGGATTTGTTAAAAGCACATGCCATTACATCTCGCAGCTGGCTGGTAGCAATGCTGGAGATGAAGAAAAAATTCTCCAATCTCGGCATACCATCGCAACGTACAACCCAAACGGAGAACGAACTAATCCGATATTATGATCGTGAAGATCATGATATCTTTGACGTCTGCGCGGATGACCATTGTCAACGGTATCAAGGTATTACAAAAGATATTTCGAATGCCGCCACCGAAGCGATAAGCGCAACACGAGGAATGTTTCTTGTGTATCAAAATGATATCTGCGATGCACGCTTTTCCAAATCGTGCGGAGGTATTTCCGAACCATTCCATACAACATGGGGAGAAACACAATATCATTACCTAATGCCGGTTTCATGTTCAGAGCAACATCAGTATACTCCACCACAATCAAACACAGAAGCGGAAGAGTGGATCCTTTCTTCGCCTGAAGCGTTTTGTAACACAACAGACGGCAACATATTACGCCAGATTCTTCCGTCATTCGATCAAGAAACGACAGATTTTTTTCGGTGGAAAGTACAATATTCAACAACCGAGCTTTCAGAATTGGTTCAAAATAAATCGGGGATCGATTTCGGCACAATATTAAGTCTCATCCCGCTCCAACGCGGTCCATCGGGAAGGATCACCCGTTTGAAAATTGAAGGGACAAAAAGGACATTGGTTGTTGGCAAAGAGCTGGAGATTCGCCGATGGCTATCAAAATCGCATTTATACAGTTCTGCTTTTGTTGTGCAGAAGGAGAATGATGCGTTCGTTTTACGTGGTGCGGGATGGGGACACGGAGTCGGATTGTGTCAAATTGGTGCGGCAGTGATGGCGGTGAAGGGCTTCAAAGCGGAAGAGATTGTGAAACACTATTTTCAGGATGCGGAATTAAAGAAACTGTATTAAGAAATTCCAAATTACAAAAATCAAGTTCCAAAATGTAACGATACCGTCATTCCAAGTCCCAATTTTATCCTGAGCAATTCCGTATTATTTTTCGGAATGATTTAAGAGTTTCGGGACGAGGAATCTGAGAGTTTCGAAAGTGTTCAGATTTTTCACTTGTCCCTACCGGGACTTCGTTTGAAATGACATCGAACGGATTTTTGGTAGCATGTAAGGATTCTTTATGGATGTCAATAATAATTCTTCGGGGAAACGTCCATGGTCGTGGATTCCCTCATTATATTTTGCACAAGGGATTCCCTACGTTGTTGTTATGACAATCTCGGTAATCATGTATAAGAAACTCGGTGTTTCCAATACCGATATCGCATACTATACTAGTTGGTTATATCTGCCTTGGGTGATTAAACCGTTGTGGAGTCCGCTGATAGATATTTTTAAAACCAAACGTTTTTGGATCGTTGCGCTGCAGATGATTATCGGCGCATCGCTGGCGGCTGTGGCGTTTACGATTCCGATGGATGCCTATTTCCAATGGTCCATTGCTGTGTTTTGGCTGATGGCGTTCAGTTCTGCCACGCATGATATTGCGGCTGATGGGTTTTATATGCTTGGACTTGAACAGCATCAGCAAGCTGCATTTGTCGGTGTGCGAAGCACATTCTATCGAATTGCTATGATTACGGGACAAGGTGCATTGGTCTATCTTGCAGGGTATTTGGAAACACATTCCGGTTCAATTGCTACGGCATGGTCAATCACATTTTTTATTTTGGCAGGAATATTTCTTTCGCTCGCAATGTATCATCGTTTTATGCTGCCGTACCCTGTTAGCGACAAATCAGTTGTCGAAAAAGCATCGGCATCAGCTGTCTTAAAGGAATTTTTCCGGACATTCGGGTCGTTCTTCAAGAAAAAAGAGATCATTGTTGTTCTCTGTTTTCTTCTCTTCTATCGTTTTGCCGAAGCGCAGTTGGTAAAACTTGTCACTCCGTTTTTGCTTGATTCCCGAACAGATGGAGGATTGGGTTTAACAACAAGTGATGTTGGTATTGCCTACGGAACTGTGGGAGTAATTTGTTTAACTCTTGGTGGACTGCTTGGGGGATATGTAATTTCTAAACGAGGTCTTCGATTCTGGCTTTGGATTATGGTCTTTGCAATCCATCTTCCTGATGCAATGTTTGTTTATTTGTCCTATATGCAGCCCGAAAATTTCGCCATCATTTGTGCGGCAATCGGCGTTGAACAATTCGGTTATGGTTTCGGATTTACTGCATACATGTTGTATATGGTGATGATCTCTGACGGTCCCTACAAAACGGCGCACTATGCTATCTGTACCGGATTTATGGCTCTCGGGATGATGATTCCGGGAATGTTCAGCGGTAAACTGCAGGATGCAATCGGCTATCAGTATTTCTTTTTATGGGTGATGGCATCGACAATTCCCGGGTTTGTGGTTGCCTTGTTGGTGAAAATCGATCCTGAATTCGGAAAAAAGAAATCTCAATAATAGAAGAGTATTTATGAAGCTCGAAAAATATATTATCGGAATGGATGGAGGGGGGACCAAAACGCATGCGGTCATTACTAATCTGTCCGGTGTTATTCTAGCAGAACATATTGCCGGTCCGTCGAATTTCCAAATTATCGGCGTCGAGAAAGCTGCCGAAACGATCTATTCATTGATTGAAATGTGTTGCGATTCTGTTGAATGTGCAATAAGTGATCTCTCCATTGTTGCGTGCGGCTTAACGGGGGCAGGAAGAACCGGCGACCAAAAACGAATGGCAGATGGATTGAAAAAATTTTCTGCTGCAAAAAAGAAAAAACTGAAAAAGGTTATTATAGAAAGTGATGCGCGGATTGCACTTGAAGGGGCGTTCAAGGGTGGGGCTGGAATTATCTTGATTGCCGGAACGGGATCGATTGCTTTTGGTAAAGATGTAAAAGGGAATGTACATCGAGTCGGTGGTTGGGGAAGAGTGCTTGGAGATGAGGGAAGCGGTTACTTTCTCGGTCGTTTAGGATTATCTGCTGTCACAAGACATATTGACGGACGCGGTGATAAGACAAAGCTGTCTGATATGATCGCAAAAGAATTCGGATTGAACGATCAGACGTCCATAATCAATGCTGTTTATAAAAACAATTTCGATGTGGCGTCAATCGCTCCATTAGTAATGACAGCGGCAGGAAACAAAGACAGAGTTTGTCTTGCAATTATTGAGAATGCGGTTGTTGAACTTGCATGGCATGTTCAAATTGCTGCGGAAAAAATTTCATCCGCCACTTCCAAAAAAGTGAAAGAGAAGATCCATGTTTCGTTCATTGGAGGCCTCATCGCTAACGAAACAATTGTTTCACGGCTGCTTACACAATATCTTGACGTAAATTTCCCGGTCATCGAAATGATCCCGCCCATGTCATCACCGGCGTACGGTGCGGCTGTATTAGGGCTCTCTCAATTCAAAAAATCATGAAAAGAATTCTTCCATTCTGTCTCTTCGGCATTTTTTTTAGCTGTTCTTCGTCCCGCGATGTTCAAGTTGAACCAAATTCTACACGGTCATCCTCCGTTGTTGATTCAACAAAGTCAAGCGATTGGGTTGAGTCGATAATGCGCAATCTGACAATCAGACAGAAAGTAGCTCAACTGTTCATTATTTGGACAAGAGCCGGTTATATGCCGCATGATTCCAAAACATGGCAGGAAAATTATCGTTACGCAAAAGAGGTCGGTGTCGGTGGGTTCTATTTTTCTCATGGCAGCGCCTACGGGTTTCCGGTGAATGCAAACAAACTGCAGCGAGTTGCATCAATTCCGCTGCTGATGACTGCGGATTTTGAATGGGGTGCGGGAATGCGCATCCAAGAATCAACCACATTTCCACGGGCAATGGCGCTCGGTGCAACAAGGGATACGAATCTCTCATATGAAATGGGAAAAGCAATTGCCCACGAAACACGTGCACTGGGAATCCATCAAAATTATTCTCCCGTTGTCGATGTGAACAATAATCCGAAAAACCCGGTCATCAACACCCGTTCGTTTGGAGAAGATCCCCGCCTCGTGAGCAATTTTGCTCGTGCATTCATTCGTGGAACACAAGAAGGGAATGTCATTGCAACGGTGAAACACTTTCCGGGGCACGGTGACACAGACATTGACACACATCTTGATCTTCCTTCAGTTCATTTCTCCCGAGAGCGTTTTGATTCGTTAGAACTTCTTCCGTATAGAGATGCAATTGTTAATGGAGTGATGTCAGTGATGATTGCCCACATTCATGCCGCTGTATTTGACGAATCCGATTCGATACCTTCCACTGTCTCGGAAAATGTCATTACAAAATTGTTAAAGAACGAAATGAAGTTTGATGGTATGATTGTTACCGATGCACTTGCGATGAAAGGCGTTTCTAAGCTCTTCAATCCGGGGGATGCTGCTACACGTGCAGTAAAAGCCGGAGCGGATGTATTGTTGACGTCCCCCAATACTGACGATGCCATTGATTCGATTCTCGCAGCAATTAATCGAGGAGAAATATCGGAAGAGCGTATCGATTATTCTGTCCGTAAAATGCTGAAGTACAAACAATGGGCTGGCCTCGACACCAATCGGTTAGTTGATATTGATACAGTTGCCAATATTGTCTTTACTAAAACGCACCAGGAATTAGCGAAAACAATAGCGCGGAAATCCATTACGGTGTTGGGAAACGAAAACAATATTCTTCCGTTCCAAAATCTTAATGGTAAAAAAATAATTGATTTCGTCTTTTCCGACACAGAAGATCCGGACGATGCAGACAATCTTCATGATGAACTCTTCAAACGGAAACGGATGGAACTTGTCCGCATTGATCCTCGCAGCAATCAAATGGAATATGATGATGCGCTGAAGAAAGCCAAGTTTGCGGATATGATTATCTGTCAGTTTATGTATTATACCAGATCGGAAGCGATGTCGGGATTCCTTCCCAAAAAAGTCTCCGAACTGATGAGTGCCATTATCGAATTTAAAAAACCAGTGATTGGGATCTCCATGGGAAACCCGTACGTGGTGATGGAATTTCCCAAACTTGATGCGTATGTCGCAACGTTTAGTCCCAGCAAATTCTCATTGGATGCAGCCGCTGAGGTGGTCTTTGGTGAACAACCATCTTATGGAAAACTTCCCGTCACCATACCGGGACGTTATGCTTTTGGCGAAGGGGTAGCATATAAATCAATTGTTCTTCGCGAAGGCAAGCCTGAAGAGGCAGGTTTCAATGCTGATTCTCTTTCTCGAGTCGATTCCATTATTGAAAAAGCAATTGCGGATTCCGCATTCCCCGGGGCAGTGCTGCTCGTGGCGAAAGATGGCATTGTCGTTCATGAACAAGCGTACGGGCATTTCACTTATGATGCTCTCTCCGAACGGATGACAACGGATGCTATTTTCGATCTTGCTTCCGTAACCAAAGTGATATCCACAACAAGTGCCGTAATGAAACTGGTGGAAGAAAAAAAGATTTCGCTGGATGATAAAATTGTAAAATATTTTCCTGCCTTCGGACAAAATGGCAAAGAAAATATTACCATCTATAATCTTTTAGTGCATAACAGCGGCTTGCCGGCATGGAGAAAATTTTATGAATTTTGCGATTCTGCAACATGCGTTATGGATTCTATTTTTGCAACGTCGCTCATTTATACGACGGGCGATTCAACGATGTATAGCGATCTTGGATTAATCACCACCGGAAAAATTATTGAGAAAGTGACCGGAGCAACCCTTGCAAATTATGTTGATTCAATGTTTTTCAAGCCTCTGGGGATGATGAGCACCATGTATAATCCTCCGGCAGAATTGTGGAAACGTGTCGTACCGACGGAAGTCGATTCCTTCTGGAAGAAAACCTATGCTGCCGTTCGGGGACGAGTGCATGATGAAAATGCAGTAACGCTCGGCGGAATATCCGGACATGCAGGATTATTCTCCACTGCGTCGGATCTGGCAAAGATCCTGCAAATGGAATTGAATTATGGACGATACAACGGAAAACGGTATTTAGATTCGTCTACTATTGCATTATTCACCCAGACACAGAGCGAAAAGAGCAGCCGCGGTATAGGATGGGATACCCGGTCTACGGGACGATCATTTTCAGGACAGTATACCTCACAGCGCACATTTTTGCATACAGGATTTACAGGAACTTCAGTTGTTGTCGATCCTGAAAAAAGGGTGATCGTCGTCTTCTTGACGAATCGTGTCTATCCAACGCGCAACACATTAAAGTTACTACGTCTTCGTCCCGTAGTGCATGAAGCTGTTTTTCGTGCACTTAAATAGTGGAAGAAAATGATTGGTAATAAAAAAAATGCCGAATCCTTTTTATCCAAACTTGTCGTTTTACTGCAACATTTGGATATCACCACTCACCATTTTTAACATTTAGATCGGCGAATTTGGATTAAACTTCAAACTCCCTTTGTTTCCCTCAGAAGCCATAGTTTACAATTCTCAATCAACTTTTTTTCCTCTCGAATCTGACAGATTCTTTTCTTACTTTTTCGCACATCATTGTCCATCACTCCGGGGTATACATGAAAAAAGTCGTCGTTGTTATTCTCGCCATTTGTTCCATTTCCTTCGCGCAAAAATTCGATACACTGAAATCTTCCATATTAAGTGGTTTAAAATTCAGATCTGTTGGGCCTTCCATCGTCGGCGGAAGAATTATTGATTTTGCTGTCTATCCCGGAAATCGGAGCATCTATTATGTCGGTGTTGCATCCGGCGGTGTATGGAAAACGACAAACAGCGGAACAACATGGGAATCAATTTTTGAAAATGAAGGATCATATTCCATTGGCTGTGTTGTCTTAAATCCAAGTAATCCTCATGAAGTGTGGGTTGGAACGGGCGAACTGAACAGTCAGCGAAGTGTCGGTTACGGAGATGGAATATATAAATCTGACAATGGTGGAAAATCATGGAAAAAAATGGGACTGGAAAAGTCTGAGCATATTTCGGCGATTGTATTCGATCCGCGTGATACAAAAATCATGTATGTAGCTGCACAAGGTCCATTGTGGAAGGAAGGTGGAGATCGCGGGTTATACAAATCTACAGATGGGGGAACCACTTGGAAAAATCTTCTCAAACCAAGTGAACATACGGGAGTATTCGAAATCGTTCTGGATCCGCGAAATCCAGACGTGGTGTATGCTACAACATATCAGCGCCGAAGACATTTCTGGTCGATGATTGATGGGGGACCGGAAGGATCAATTCAGAAATCGATCGATGGTGGCGCAACATGGAAAAAATTATCAACCGGACTCCCAAGCGGTGATCTTGGCAAGATTGGTCTTGCAATTTCGTCGGTCAATCCCGATGTGCTGTTTGCTTATGTTGAAGCGCAAGGAGATGGAAGTGGAATTTATCGTTCAACGGATCGCGGTGCAACATGGGAAAAACGAAATTCCTATAATGACGTTCCGATGTATTATTCAAAGATTTATTGTGATCCGGTCAACGTTGACAGAATTTACGCTACGGGAACATTCATGTATTATTCGAATGATGCCGGAAAAACATTGTCCCGCATTGGCGAAAAAAGTGTTCATGTAGATTATCATGCCATTTGGATCGATCCGAAAGATCCTTCCTATATGCTGTTAGGAACTGACGGCGGACTTTATGAATCCCATGATAAAAACAAAACATGGCGATTCATTAATAACATGCCGACAATGCAGTTCTATCGTGTCACTGTTGATAATGCCGAGCCATTCTATAACATTTACGGCGGAACACAGGATAATGCATCGCTTGGTGGTCCGTCGCGCACAATGAGCAAATACGGTATCCATAATTTTGATTGGTTTGTCACCATCGGCGGAGATGGATTCGAATCTCAAATCGATCCGACCGATCCAAATATTGTCTATTCACAGTACCAATACGGCGGGATTGCACGATATGACAAAAAAACGGGGGAAGGTTTATGGATCCAGCCAATTGAGGAAAAAGGGGAAGCGGGATTGCGATGGAATTGGGATTCACCATTGTTAATCTCACCTCATTCTCCATCACGTCTCTATTTTGGTGCAAACAAACTATTCCGCAGCGACGACCGTGGGGCATCATGGAGAGCGGTAAGCGGAGATCTTTCACGTCAAAAAGATCGTAACTCAATTCCGATGATGGGAAAATTGTGGAGCATTGATGCAATCAATCGTCATGGGAATACGGCGGCGTGGGGAAATCTTTCGCAAATTTCCGAATCTGCAAAGAAAGAAAATCTTATCTATATCGGAACAGATGATGGATTGATCCAAATAACAGAAGATGGTGGAGTCAACTGGAGAAAAATTGAAAAAATCTCCGGAATTCCCGAACTGGCATATACATCGGTTGTCTTTGCATCACAGCATAATGAAAACGTTGCTTATGCTGCATTTGATAATCATCAACAAGGTGATTTTAAACCGTACTTGTTACGAAGTGAGGACAAAGGGAAATCATGGAAAACGATCTCGAATAATCTTCCCGCAAACGGTTCAGTGAAATCATTTATCGAAGATCATGTTGATCCAAATGTGCTTTTCGTCGGCACAGAATTTGGTATATATGTTTCCAACAATGGCGGTAAGATTTGGACACAGTTAAATTCTGGTCTGCCGACCATTGCGATAAGGGATATCGATATTCAAAAACGAGAGAATGATTTGGTGATCGCAACATTTGGTCGAGGGTTTTATGTATTGGATGATTATTCTCCTCTTCGCGATATGAAGCCGGATATCTTGGAAAAAGAAGCGTCCATTTTTGAAGTGAAAGATGCTCTTCTCTACGTTGAAAAAGATCCTCTTGCCGGCGATGATCAGGGATGGCAGGGAGATAATTTTTATCATGCAAGCAATCCTCCCTTTGGCGCCACATTCACCTATTATCTGAAGGAAGCATATAAAACGAAGAAGCAGCTCCGTAAAGATGCAGAAAAGGAAGCGGAAAAGAAGAAGTCCGATATTAAAATTCCATCGCATGATGAAGCAAGGAGTGAAAACGACGAAGATTCGCCGGTAATTATCTTTACTATTAAGGACGAATCGGGAACTATCGTTCGAAAAATATTGGGAGAGAATTCTGCAGGGGTGAACCGTGTTACATGGGATCTGCGCTATTCTTCTCTCGATCCCGTTACCAATTCAACCTCAGCTGATGGAAAGAACTCCGCATGGTTTGTGATGCCCGGGAAATATTCTGTAACAATGTCAAAACGATTGGATGGAGTTGAAACTGCTCTTGCATCATCAATGGAATTTCTCTGTAAGCCACTTGGCACTTCTTCTGTCCCGACCAACGATAGAACTGCCCTTGTTTCCTTCCAGCGCAAAGCCGCTCAATTGCAAAGAGTGGTATTTGCAACGAACAGTTACTTGAATGAACTGAAGTCAAAAATGAATGCAATCAAAGCAGCACTAATGCAAAGCCAGGGTGAGACAGGAACAACATATAAAACACTTCGCGATTTGGAATTGCGCCTTGTTCAGATTAAACGGTCTTTCTCGGGAGATGAAATTATTTCCCGCAGGAATGATGTCGCTTCACCGGGAATTCTGACGAGAATGAACTCTCTGACCGAAAGTTTTTTCTCATCGTATGCCGATGTGACTGAGACGCAAAAGAAGGCGTATCAAATTGCAGTGGATGAGTTTAACCGTGAATATGCCAATATCAAAAAGATTTCGAATGAGGAACTCCCTGCGCTCTATCGAAGTCTGGATGCGATGACCTCACCAATTATCCCGGGACGATTGCCCGAATGGAAAAAAGAATAATATTTGCCAGTCAACCATCCGAATATATAAGGATTCGGATGGTTTTCTTCCGAGAATTCCATTTTTTTCCCCGCTGAAAATATCGTATCTTTCGCCACAAAAATTTATTTCAAGACCTTCCAGGATTTCAAAACCTAGAAGGTCTGTACAATATTATGGAGAAATTATGCCTGCCAAGTTTAAGAATGAAGCATTCACCGATTTTACCAAACCAGCTAACAAAAAAGGGATGGAGAAAGCTCTTCTAAAAGTTCGTGCTGAGCTTGGAAAAGAACATCCAATTGTGATCAGCGGGGAGAAGATCACTACCACCGAAAAACTATATTCCTATAACCCTTCAAAGCCAAGCGAAGTCATTGGTATTTTCCAAAAAGCGAATGTTGATATTGCCAATAAAGCAGTCAGTGAAGCGGCAAAAACATTTGAATCATGGAAGAATGTTCCGGCAAAAAAACGGGCGGACTATCTGTTCAAAGCGGCATCATTAATGCGAAAACGGAAGTTCGAATTTAGTGCAATGTTAACATATGAAGTGGGAAAATCATGGCCAGAAGCCGATGCGGATACTGCTGAAGCTATCGACTTTTTAGAGTTTTATGGACGAGAGATGCTTCGTCTTGCCGCACCACAACCGTTAACAAAAGTTGCTGGTGAAAAAAATGAGTTACGCTATATTCCTCTTGGTGTTGGTGTCTGCGTGCCGCCGTGGAATTTCGCTCTCGCTATTCTCGTCGGTATGACCTCGGCAGCGGTAGTCGCAGGAAATACCGTTGTATTAAAGCCATCCTCTGATTCGCCGGCTATTGGGTACATGTTCTTTCAATTGATGGAAGAAGTCGGTTTACCAAAAGGTGTCATCAATTTCATTACCGGTCCCGGCGGTGCGGTCGGTGATACGATGGTTGCTCATCCAAAAACCAGATTTATTTCGTTTACAGGTTCCAAAGAAGTTGGAATTCATATTAATGAACTTGCAGCAAAGGTAGTTCCGGGACAGATCTGGTTGAAACGCGTTATTGCTGAAATGGGAGGAAAAGATTCCATCCTGATTGACAATGAAACAGATCTTGATTCAGCAGCGCAGGCAACGGTTGCATCCGCGTTTGGTTTTCAGGGACAAAAATGTTCTGCGGCTTCGCGCGCAATTGTTGTTGCATCCGTCTATGACAAATTCGTTGAAAAAGTCGCTGAGCGTACAAAAAAATTGATTGTTGGAATGCCGGAAACCGGAACAACGTATATGGGACCGGTAGTGAATAAAGGTTCAATGGAAAAGATTCTTCAGTATATTGAAACCGGAGTGAAAGAGGGTGGAAGAATTGTTGCAGGAGGAAAACGGGTTGGCACTGATGGATATTTTGTTGAACCGACAGTAATTGCCGATGTTGATGCCAAAGCGACCATCTCCCAGGAAGAAATTTTTGGCCCGGTGCTCGCTATCATCAAAGCGAGAGATTACGATCATGCGCTTGAGATTGCGAACAACACGGAATTCGGATTGACCGGCGGTGTCTGGACGAAGAACAAGAAGAAACAAGAAAAAGCGAAAAACGAATTTCACGCTGGAAATTTTTATATTAATAGAAAAATTACCGGTGCGCTCGTCGGAGTCCATCCGTTTGGCGGATTTAATTTAAGCGGAACGGACTCGAAAGCGGGTGGCAGAGATTATCTGTTATTATTCACGCAGGCTAAATTAATTTCGCATAAAAT
Proteins encoded in this window:
- a CDS encoding SpoIID/LytB domain-containing protein; protein product: MISSEPIIKIGVVENYVEVSGELLEKFKITNDVIVTGKFKAILKNGEIILYGGKEIELIRGKEITFAPVNGGAFTIHDVVFGINFHWERKEHQTFQGSLRLVARNKGITAINEVSVEKYLASVISSEMSASAPMDLLKAHAITSRSWLVAMLEMKKKFSNLGIPSQRTTQTENELIRYYDREDHDIFDVCADDHCQRYQGITKDISNAATEAISATRGMFLVYQNDICDARFSKSCGGISEPFHTTWGETQYHYLMPVSCSEQHQYTPPQSNTEAEEWILSSPEAFCNTTDGNILRQILPSFDQETTDFFRWKVQYSTTELSELVQNKSGIDFGTILSLIPLQRGPSGRITRLKIEGTKRTLVVGKELEIRRWLSKSHLYSSAFVVQKENDAFVLRGAGWGHGVGLCQIGAAVMAVKGFKAEEIVKHYFQDAELKKLY
- a CDS encoding DUF4922 domain-containing protein; the protein is MLSQKTFSRFPTAQHQSLSEQILHLYHEQQHQWPMLAEGVSALQSVQTKVIDCGSFSARLQYNPKRIVSTGAKVDAVSIKERKCFLCLENLPPEQQGVLYKEKFLVLCNPMPIFREHFTISHIEHIPQSIEEQILSFLSLAKDLSPGYTVFYNGPKCGASAPDHMHFQASPAGLIPVEREMVEHKKIKKNINGITVSTLERYGRSVITLEGKSEQEMELSFLRLTSSLRKVMNTNEEPMMNVIGSYDDGVWRLIIFVRSKHRPASFFFEREAKVLISPAAVDIGGLVVTPMEKDFLTVDAPHLSGIYHEVSIPEETLNIILEKI
- a CDS encoding glycoside hydrolase family 3 N-terminal domain-containing protein — translated: MKRILPFCLFGIFFSCSSSRDVQVEPNSTRSSSVVDSTKSSDWVESIMRNLTIRQKVAQLFIIWTRAGYMPHDSKTWQENYRYAKEVGVGGFYFSHGSAYGFPVNANKLQRVASIPLLMTADFEWGAGMRIQESTTFPRAMALGATRDTNLSYEMGKAIAHETRALGIHQNYSPVVDVNNNPKNPVINTRSFGEDPRLVSNFARAFIRGTQEGNVIATVKHFPGHGDTDIDTHLDLPSVHFSRERFDSLELLPYRDAIVNGVMSVMIAHIHAAVFDESDSIPSTVSENVITKLLKNEMKFDGMIVTDALAMKGVSKLFNPGDAATRAVKAGADVLLTSPNTDDAIDSILAAINRGEISEERIDYSVRKMLKYKQWAGLDTNRLVDIDTVANIVFTKTHQELAKTIARKSITVLGNENNILPFQNLNGKKIIDFVFSDTEDPDDADNLHDELFKRKRMELVRIDPRSNQMEYDDALKKAKFADMIICQFMYYTRSEAMSGFLPKKVSELMSAIIEFKKPVIGISMGNPYVVMEFPKLDAYVATFSPSKFSLDAAAEVVFGEQPSYGKLPVTIPGRYAFGEGVAYKSIVLREGKPEEAGFNADSLSRVDSIIEKAIADSAFPGAVLLVAKDGIVVHEQAYGHFTYDALSERMTTDAIFDLASVTKVISTTSAVMKLVEEKKISLDDKIVKYFPAFGQNGKENITIYNLLVHNSGLPAWRKFYEFCDSATCVMDSIFATSLIYTTGDSTMYSDLGLITTGKIIEKVTGATLANYVDSMFFKPLGMMSTMYNPPAELWKRVVPTEVDSFWKKTYAAVRGRVHDENAVTLGGISGHAGLFSTASDLAKILQMELNYGRYNGKRYLDSSTIALFTQTQSEKSSRGIGWDTRSTGRSFSGQYTSQRTFLHTGFTGTSVVVDPEKRVIVVFLTNRVYPTRNTLKLLRLRPVVHEAVFRALK
- a CDS encoding MFS transporter is translated as MDVNNNSSGKRPWSWIPSLYFAQGIPYVVVMTISVIMYKKLGVSNTDIAYYTSWLYLPWVIKPLWSPLIDIFKTKRFWIVALQMIIGASLAAVAFTIPMDAYFQWSIAVFWLMAFSSATHDIAADGFYMLGLEQHQQAAFVGVRSTFYRIAMITGQGALVYLAGYLETHSGSIATAWSITFFILAGIFLSLAMYHRFMLPYPVSDKSVVEKASASAVLKEFFRTFGSFFKKKEIIVVLCFLLFYRFAEAQLVKLVTPFLLDSRTDGGLGLTTSDVGIAYGTVGVICLTLGGLLGGYVISKRGLRFWLWIMVFAIHLPDAMFVYLSYMQPENFAIICAAIGVEQFGYGFGFTAYMLYMVMISDGPYKTAHYAICTGFMALGMMIPGMFSGKLQDAIGYQYFFLWVMASTIPGFVVALLVKIDPEFGKKKSQ
- a CDS encoding BadF/BadG/BcrA/BcrD ATPase family protein, which codes for MKLEKYIIGMDGGGTKTHAVITNLSGVILAEHIAGPSNFQIIGVEKAAETIYSLIEMCCDSVECAISDLSIVACGLTGAGRTGDQKRMADGLKKFSAAKKKKLKKVIIESDARIALEGAFKGGAGIILIAGTGSIAFGKDVKGNVHRVGGWGRVLGDEGSGYFLGRLGLSAVTRHIDGRGDKTKLSDMIAKEFGLNDQTSIINAVYKNNFDVASIAPLVMTAAGNKDRVCLAIIENAVVELAWHVQIAAEKISSATSKKVKEKIHVSFIGGLIANETIVSRLLTQYLDVNFPVIEMIPPMSSPAYGAAVLGLSQFKKS